A genomic window from Ruminiclostridium cellulolyticum H10 includes:
- a CDS encoding class I SAM-dependent methyltransferase — MSHMSRIKKYYEDNYLEGYPDYYIQGWENKTAQEMRFRELVGRIDLNNKRILDVGCGTGNLLEYISKRFTAFEYTGVDILPHMVNIATEKKLKGKFICMDLFKNNPFQDKSVDVIFSSGIFNLNLGNNKEFLIDALNVFQQLSNGTIAFNLLWDKSPDREDKYFYFDPDKVKGLLTEKYGGYWTVSILKGYLNNDFTVILEEK; from the coding sequence ATGAGCCATATGAGTAGAATAAAAAAATATTATGAGGATAATTATTTAGAGGGATATCCGGACTACTACATACAGGGGTGGGAAAATAAGACTGCCCAGGAGATGAGATTTAGAGAATTAGTCGGCCGGATTGATCTTAATAACAAAAGAATACTTGATGTGGGCTGTGGAACGGGAAATTTACTGGAATATATAAGTAAGAGATTTACGGCGTTTGAGTATACAGGGGTAGATATTCTGCCCCATATGGTCAATATTGCAACTGAGAAAAAGCTAAAGGGCAAGTTCATTTGTATGGATTTATTCAAGAACAACCCATTCCAAGATAAGTCAGTCGATGTGATATTTTCATCCGGGATATTTAATCTTAATTTAGGAAACAATAAAGAGTTTCTCATTGACGCATTAAATGTTTTTCAACAGTTGTCCAACGGGACGATAGCTTTTAACCTACTTTGGGATAAGTCTCCTGACAGAGAGGATAAATACTTTTACTTCGACCCTGATAAAGTAAAAGGGTTATTAACAGAAAAGTATGGCGGTTATTGGACTGTTTCAATACTAAAAGGTTATTTAAACAATGATTTTACTGTAATATTAGAAGAGAAATGA
- a CDS encoding D-2-hydroxyacid dehydrogenase — MKIVVLDGYTLNPGDISWDAMGQLGELVVYDRTPAEKIIERIDNAEIVLTNKVNLTKDILEKTPSVKYIGVMATGYNVVDTEYAKEIGIVVTNVPAYSTDSVAQLVFAFILEFCHHVGEHSRVVHEGKWTKSHDFSFWDYPLIEIKNKTLGIIGFGAIGQKVAQIACAFGMEVLCYSRTQKPDYENENIKFAPFDDVLAKSDFISLHCPLTEETKGLINKKAISKMKEGAFLINTSRGPVINEQNVAEALNTGRLAGLGTDVVSVEPIQVDNPLLSAKNCIITPHFAWAPKEARNRLMNTLISNIIAFIEKNPVNVVNR, encoded by the coding sequence ATGAAGATAGTTGTATTAGACGGATATACACTGAATCCGGGAGACATATCCTGGGATGCAATGGGACAGCTTGGGGAGTTGGTGGTATACGACAGAACACCTGCCGAAAAAATAATTGAAAGAATAGATAATGCAGAAATAGTTCTTACAAACAAAGTAAATCTTACAAAGGATATATTAGAGAAAACACCATCGGTTAAATATATTGGTGTTATGGCAACGGGATATAATGTAGTAGATACTGAATATGCAAAAGAAATTGGCATAGTTGTCACAAATGTACCAGCCTACAGTACCGATTCCGTAGCACAACTGGTATTTGCATTTATATTGGAATTTTGCCACCATGTAGGAGAACACAGCAGGGTTGTCCATGAAGGAAAATGGACAAAAAGTCATGATTTTTCATTCTGGGATTATCCTCTTATAGAAATAAAGAATAAAACACTAGGTATAATCGGATTTGGTGCAATAGGTCAAAAAGTAGCTCAAATAGCGTGTGCTTTTGGTATGGAGGTATTATGTTATAGCAGGACTCAAAAACCCGACTATGAAAATGAAAATATAAAATTCGCACCCTTTGATGACGTGCTAGCAAAGTCAGATTTTATTAGTTTGCATTGTCCGCTCACTGAAGAGACAAAAGGATTAATAAATAAGAAGGCAATATCTAAAATGAAGGAAGGGGCATTTCTGATAAATACGTCAAGAGGTCCTGTTATAAACGAGCAAAATGTGGCAGAGGCTTTAAATACCGGAAGACTTGCCGGACTGGGAACAGATGTAGTGTCTGTAGAGCCTATACAAGTGGATAATCCACTGCTTAGTGCAAAAAACTGTATAATTACACCGCATTTTGCATGGGCTCCTAAAGAAGCCAGGAACCGACTTATGAATACATTAATAAGTAACATCATAGCCTTTATAGAAAAGAATCCTGTAAATGTAGTAAATAGGTAG
- a CDS encoding alpha-glucosidase/alpha-galactosidase, translating to MVKITFMGAGSTVFAKNVLGDSMCSEALADCEIRLYDIAGDRLKESQIMLEAINRNINGGRAKIKTYLGVENRKEALRNADFIVNAIQVGGYDPCTIIDFEIPKKYGLRQTIADTLGIGGIMRTLRTIPVLEDFARDIEEVCPNAWFLNYTNPMAMLTGYMQRFTGVKTIGLCHSVQVCSQDLMKSLGMEDRLEGRKELIAGINHMGWLLEICDKNGNDLYPEIRRRAKEKNQNEKHSDMVRYEYIDKLGYYCTESSEHNAEYNPFFIKSSYPELIDKFNIPLDEYPRRCIEQIQEWNKRRDELMNNEYLTHERSNEYASYIMEAIVTNKPFKIGGNVINKGGLIENLPHEACVEIPCMVDGMGINPCRVGRLPVQLAAMNMTNINVQLLTIEAAATRKKEHIYHAAMLDPHTSAEMTLDNIVKMVDELIEAHGSWLPKFK from the coding sequence ATGGTCAAAATAACATTTATGGGAGCCGGTAGTACTGTATTTGCAAAAAATGTACTGGGTGACAGCATGTGTTCGGAAGCTCTGGCAGACTGTGAGATAAGGCTGTATGACATCGCAGGTGATAGACTCAAGGAGTCTCAAATAATGCTGGAAGCGATAAATAGAAATATAAACGGGGGAAGGGCTAAAATAAAAACCTATCTAGGGGTCGAAAACAGAAAGGAAGCCCTCCGAAACGCTGATTTTATTGTAAATGCAATTCAAGTGGGAGGATATGACCCTTGTACGATTATTGATTTTGAGATTCCCAAAAAGTATGGATTAAGACAAACAATAGCAGATACATTAGGAATCGGTGGAATAATGCGTACACTTAGGACAATACCGGTTTTGGAGGACTTTGCAAGGGATATTGAAGAAGTTTGTCCTAATGCATGGTTCCTGAATTATACAAATCCTATGGCTATGTTGACCGGATATATGCAGAGATTTACCGGTGTAAAAACAATAGGACTATGCCACAGTGTACAAGTTTGCTCACAGGATTTGATGAAGTCCCTGGGCATGGAAGACCGATTGGAAGGAAGAAAGGAATTGATAGCAGGTATAAACCATATGGGATGGCTGCTGGAGATATGCGATAAGAACGGTAATGACCTTTACCCTGAGATTAGAAGGCGTGCAAAAGAAAAGAATCAAAATGAAAAGCATAGTGACATGGTGAGATATGAGTATATAGATAAACTGGGGTATTACTGCACTGAATCAAGTGAACACAACGCTGAATACAATCCCTTTTTTATCAAATCCTCATATCCTGAACTTATAGATAAGTTTAACATACCTCTTGATGAATATCCGAGGAGATGCATAGAACAGATTCAAGAATGGAATAAACGCAGGGATGAATTAATGAATAACGAATACCTCACTCATGAGAGATCAAATGAGTATGCATCCTATATTATGGAAGCTATTGTTACCAATAAGCCCTTCAAAATAGGCGGAAACGTTATTAATAAAGGTGGTCTTATTGAGAACCTTCCACACGAGGCGTGTGTTGAAATACCTTGTATGGTTGATGGAATGGGGATTAATCCATGTAGAGTGGGGCGGTTGCCTGTACAATTGGCAGCAATGAATATGACTAACATCAACGTCCAGCTTTTAACTATTGAAGCAGCAGCCACTAGAAAGAAGGAGCACATTTACCATGCAGCAATGCTGGATCCGCACACTAGTGCTGAAATGACTCTTGATAACATAGTGAAAATGGTTGATGAACTAATAGAGGCACATGGCAGTTGGCTTCCGAAATTTAAATAG
- a CDS encoding nitroreductase family protein — MENNLYDLAVKRRSIRKFKETPIPHEDIEYFISCAVNAPSGCNSQCWHFVAVEDKTLIERLAEETAKGAREFYGTGFPEATEEFLISREKATSFFRNAPLVIFVFLDRMDYYDERVSKAFSAKGFSKRQMLDTLAYPDILSIGATVQNMLLAIAEKGYGACWMNDPVIGENRIKNLLQVRNDLRLISVVPIGIPNYVPREKKLKNMSEVIEYR, encoded by the coding sequence TTGGAAAATAACCTCTATGATCTTGCAGTTAAAAGAAGAAGTATCAGAAAATTTAAAGAAACACCCATTCCCCATGAGGATATTGAATATTTTATTTCTTGTGCTGTTAACGCCCCAAGCGGGTGTAACAGTCAGTGCTGGCACTTTGTTGCAGTGGAAGACAAAACTTTGATTGAGCGACTTGCTGAGGAAACTGCAAAAGGTGCCAGGGAATTCTATGGGACAGGGTTTCCAGAAGCAACTGAAGAATTCCTTATTTCCAGAGAAAAAGCTACCAGTTTTTTCAGAAATGCTCCTCTGGTTATATTTGTATTTCTTGACAGGATGGATTATTATGACGAAAGAGTTTCCAAGGCCTTTTCTGCAAAAGGTTTCTCAAAAAGGCAAATGCTTGATACCCTTGCATATCCCGATATTTTGTCAATAGGCGCTACTGTCCAAAATATGCTTCTTGCCATAGCCGAAAAAGGTTACGGGGCCTGCTGGATGAACGACCCTGTAATCGGAGAAAACCGGATTAAAAACCTCTTACAGGTCAGGAACGATTTGAGGCTTATCAGCGTTGTTCCTATTGGTATTCCCAATTATGTACCTCGAGAGAAAAAACTCAAAAATATGAGTGAAGTTATTGAATATAGATAA
- a CDS encoding AraC family transcriptional regulator, producing MHNIPLLNKGFEEVNPLICGWQSCDKGHFFGPASREYYLIHYVVSGSGVFERAGKRYPLSKDCLFLIRPYELTFYKADKENPWEYIWIGFDGSLVPDLLKNSGFSDDICTMHIPSLSTTFLSMKEVENLQHSSEIFLCGKIFEMFSYLSEEFSPTPKGSTTSVYCKRAKDYIMSNYANHISVESIANMLGIDRRYLCRIFYKYTGSTPQNFIVNYRLEKAAFLLSKHGYTVAEAGRSTGYDDIYNFSKMFKKKYGVPPSRYKNDS from the coding sequence ATGCACAATATTCCTTTATTAAATAAAGGCTTTGAAGAGGTCAACCCGTTGATTTGCGGGTGGCAATCGTGTGATAAGGGACATTTCTTCGGGCCTGCTTCACGTGAATATTACCTGATTCATTATGTTGTTTCCGGAAGTGGTGTTTTCGAGAGAGCCGGGAAACGCTATCCTTTATCCAAAGACTGTCTGTTTCTGATAAGGCCTTATGAATTAACCTTCTACAAAGCAGACAAAGAAAACCCTTGGGAATATATATGGATTGGGTTTGACGGAAGTTTAGTTCCTGATTTGCTGAAAAACAGCGGGTTTTCAGATGATATTTGTACAATGCATATACCTTCTCTGAGCACTACTTTTTTAAGTATGAAGGAAGTCGAAAACTTACAGCACTCTTCAGAAATATTTTTATGCGGTAAGATCTTTGAGATGTTTTCATACTTGTCAGAGGAGTTCAGTCCTACACCTAAAGGGTCAACTACGAGTGTTTACTGCAAACGTGCCAAGGATTATATTATGTCAAATTATGCTAATCACATATCCGTAGAAAGTATCGCCAACATGCTTGGAATCGATAGAAGATATTTGTGCAGAATATTTTATAAGTACACCGGGAGCACACCCCAGAATTTTATTGTTAACTATAGGCTTGAAAAGGCTGCGTTTCTTCTTTCAAAGCACGGCTACACAGTAGCGGAGGCAGGAAGAAGTACAGGGTATGATGATATCTATAATTTTTCCAAAATGTTTAAGAAAAAATATGGGGTACCACCATCACGATATAAGAATGATTCATAA
- the xylA gene encoding xylose isomerase: protein MSEVFSGISNIKFEGSGSDNPLAFKYYDPKAVIGGKTMEEHLRFAVAYWHTFAAPGADMFGAGSYVRPWNTMSDPLEIAKYKVEANFEFIEKLGAPFFAFHDRDIAPEGDTLAETNKNLDTIVSVIKDRMKSSPVKLLWGTTNAFGNPRFMHGASTSPNADIFAYAAAQVKKAMEITKELGGENYVFWGGREGYETLLNTDMKLELDNLARFLKMAVDYAKEIGFDGQFLIEPKPKEPTKHQYDFDTATVIGFLKTYGLDPYFKMNIEANHATLAGHTFQHELAMCRINDMLGSIDANQGDVMLGWDTDQFPTNLYDATLAMVEVLKAGGLKKGGLNFDSKVRRGSFEPSDLFYGHIAGMDTFAKGLIIANKIVEDGKFDAFVADRYSSYTNGIGKDIVEGKVGFKELEQYALTAKIQNKSGRQEMLEALLNQYILETK from the coding sequence ATGTCAGAAGTATTTAGCGGTATTTCAAACATTAAATTTGAAGGAAGCGGGTCAGATAATCCATTAGCTTTTAAGTACTATGACCCTAAGGCAGTTATCGGCGGAAAGACAATGGAAGAACATCTGAGATTCGCAGTTGCCTACTGGCATACTTTTGCAGCACCAGGTGCTGACATGTTCGGTGCAGGATCATATGTAAGACCTTGGAATACAATGTCCGATCCTCTGGAAATTGCAAAATACAAAGTTGAAGCAAACTTTGAATTCATTGAAAAGCTGGGAGCACCTTTCTTCGCTTTCCATGACAGGGATATTGCTCCTGAAGGCGACACACTCGCTGAAACAAATAAAAACCTTGATACAATAGTTTCAGTAATTAAAGATAGAATGAAATCCAGTCCGGTAAAGTTATTATGGGGAACTACAAATGCTTTCGGAAACCCAAGATTTATGCATGGTGCATCAACTTCGCCAAACGCTGACATATTTGCGTATGCAGCAGCTCAGGTTAAAAAGGCAATGGAAATCACAAAGGAATTAGGCGGAGAAAACTATGTATTCTGGGGTGGTAGAGAAGGTTATGAAACTCTCTTGAATACAGACATGAAGCTGGAACTTGATAATTTAGCAAGATTCTTGAAGATGGCTGTTGACTATGCTAAGGAAATCGGTTTTGACGGACAATTCCTAATCGAACCAAAGCCAAAAGAACCAACTAAGCACCAATATGATTTTGATACAGCTACAGTTATCGGCTTCCTGAAGACATATGGATTAGACCCATACTTCAAGATGAATATCGAAGCTAACCATGCTACATTAGCAGGACACACATTCCAACATGAGCTTGCTATGTGCAGAATCAACGACATGCTTGGAAGTATTGATGCTAACCAAGGTGATGTAATGCTCGGATGGGATACAGACCAATTCCCAACGAACCTATATGATGCAACACTAGCAATGGTGGAAGTATTAAAGGCCGGCGGATTGAAAAAGGGAGGTTTGAACTTCGACTCAAAAGTTAGAAGAGGATCATTCGAACCATCAGACTTGTTCTATGGACATATTGCAGGTATGGATACTTTTGCAAAGGGTCTTATCATAGCAAATAAGATCGTTGAGGACGGTAAGTTTGATGCATTTGTTGCTGACAGATACTCAAGCTACACAAATGGTATCGGAAAAGATATTGTTGAAGGAAAAGTTGGCTTTAAGGAATTGGAGCAATATGCACTTACTGCAAAGATTCAGAACAAGTCTGGACGTCAGGAAATGCTGGAAGCTTTGTTAAACCAGTATATCCTCGAAACAAAATAA
- a CDS encoding ROK family protein, which translates to MRMGKAGNNKLLKEINETSLLELIRINKQVSKAGLAQITGLSPTACGTIVTNLLDKGYIREAGIGTSKGGRRPILYELTPGSYFSIGVDIDIDYIRFILMDITGQVEFKDRISCDFARAASESIRLMEEKISEIIKIHNIEHDRLLGVGVSVPGMIDNLTHEIIFAPNLGWERVNLEHMMDRIGDFPIYVDNEAMCSALCENWIGCCMDERDFVCINMKSGIGSSIFAAGNLYRGCCGSAGEIGHITVDQNGPRCACGNYGCLEALVSARSMVEKAQKLVRQGLITDFEDIEAITVDEIFRLAREGNESARVILVEAAGYLGLAIANLINTVNPSKIVLGKELAKFSEDIVDHLKSIASAKALKYPASRVQVVVSKIGEDTSALGAAIIPVKKLFGYRL; encoded by the coding sequence ATGAGGATGGGTAAAGCCGGAAATAATAAGCTATTAAAAGAGATTAATGAGACATCATTACTTGAATTAATAAGAATAAACAAGCAGGTTTCAAAAGCTGGACTTGCACAAATAACCGGACTTTCACCTACTGCATGTGGAACAATAGTCACAAATCTGCTTGACAAAGGGTATATTCGTGAAGCAGGGATAGGAACGTCAAAGGGCGGCAGGAGGCCAATACTGTATGAATTAACCCCGGGAAGCTATTTTTCTATAGGCGTGGACATTGACATTGATTATATACGTTTTATTTTAATGGATATTACCGGGCAGGTTGAATTCAAGGATAGGATATCCTGTGATTTCGCCCGGGCCGCATCTGAGTCCATAAGGCTTATGGAAGAAAAGATAAGTGAAATAATAAAAATCCACAATATTGAACATGACAGATTGCTTGGTGTAGGGGTATCGGTTCCGGGAATGATTGATAACCTTACACATGAGATAATATTCGCACCGAATCTTGGTTGGGAACGCGTGAATCTGGAACACATGATGGACAGAATAGGAGATTTTCCTATATATGTTGATAATGAGGCCATGTGTTCTGCATTGTGTGAGAACTGGATAGGGTGCTGTATGGATGAAAGAGATTTTGTTTGCATAAATATGAAGTCAGGTATAGGCTCCAGTATATTTGCAGCTGGGAATCTTTACAGAGGCTGCTGCGGAAGTGCAGGGGAGATAGGCCATATAACGGTTGATCAAAACGGACCCAGATGTGCCTGCGGCAACTACGGCTGTCTTGAAGCATTGGTTTCAGCAAGGTCAATGGTTGAAAAGGCACAAAAATTAGTCAGGCAAGGCTTGATAACAGATTTTGAGGATATTGAAGCTATTACGGTGGATGAAATTTTCAGACTGGCACGAGAAGGAAATGAGTCAGCGAGAGTAATTCTGGTAGAGGCAGCAGGATATCTAGGGCTTGCGATAGCAAACCTTATAAATACTGTTAACCCTTCCAAGATAGTTCTTGGAAAAGAACTGGCCAAGTTTTCAGAAGATATTGTAGACCATCTGAAAAGTATTGCATCTGCCAAGGCACTGAAATACCCTGCGTCCAGAGTACAAGTGGTTGTATCAAAAATTGGAGAAGACACCTCGGCTTTAGGTGCAGCAATAATACCAGTAAAAAAGCTCTTTGGCTACAGGTTATAG
- the xylB gene encoding xylulokinase — MSFLIGIDLGTSGVKTVLFDEAGKPVASSTVEYPLYQPNLGWAEQDPEEWWKGTCESINNVMLKSGVDKREVKGIGLSGQMHGAVLLDKDDKVLRNAIIWCDQRSAAECDEITDLIGRERLIEITANPALTGFTASKIMWVKNNEPQIFEKIAKILLPKDYIRFRLTGEYATEVSDASGMQLMNIAKREWSIEVLDKLGLSTSMLGKMYESQEVTGKVTSSAADQTGLNAGTIVVGGGGDQAAGAVGNGIVKSGIVSSTIGTSGVVFAYTDKLTIDPLGRVHTFCHAVPNTYHVMGVTQGAGLSLKWFRDNFCMEEMMTSELSDIDVYKLLDAEAETIKPCSDGLVYLPYLMGERTPHLDPNAKGVFFGLTAKHTKPHFIRSIMEGVTFSLRDCLEIIKGMGVDVSEVRASGGGGKSGIWRQMQADVFGTNINRIRSDEGPALGVAILAGVGAGIYDSVPQACEEVIKVKDTLAPVEDRIKKYDDFYKLYTKLYKSLKDDFNQLSTILK, encoded by the coding sequence TTGTCTTTTCTTATTGGTATTGATCTAGGAACATCAGGTGTAAAAACAGTATTATTTGACGAGGCTGGAAAGCCTGTCGCAAGCTCTACAGTTGAATATCCTCTTTATCAGCCGAATCTTGGATGGGCTGAACAGGATCCTGAAGAATGGTGGAAGGGCACATGCGAAAGTATAAATAATGTCATGTTAAAAAGTGGCGTTGATAAACGAGAGGTGAAGGGCATAGGATTGTCAGGACAGATGCATGGTGCTGTTTTACTGGATAAGGATGACAAAGTATTAAGGAACGCAATAATTTGGTGTGACCAGAGAAGTGCTGCTGAATGTGATGAGATTACCGACCTCATCGGCAGGGAAAGATTGATAGAAATTACTGCAAACCCGGCACTTACAGGATTTACTGCTTCAAAAATTATGTGGGTAAAAAATAATGAACCACAGATATTTGAAAAAATAGCTAAAATATTGTTACCAAAAGACTATATCAGATTCAGGTTGACTGGTGAATATGCTACTGAGGTTTCTGATGCCAGCGGTATGCAGCTAATGAATATTGCTAAAAGAGAGTGGAGTATCGAAGTTCTTGATAAATTGGGATTATCCACTTCAATGCTCGGTAAAATGTACGAATCTCAGGAAGTTACCGGAAAGGTTACTTCTTCAGCAGCGGATCAGACAGGATTAAATGCAGGAACAATTGTAGTAGGCGGTGGGGGAGATCAGGCAGCAGGTGCGGTTGGAAACGGTATTGTTAAGTCGGGTATAGTATCTTCCACAATCGGAACATCAGGCGTTGTTTTTGCTTATACAGACAAGCTTACAATAGACCCTCTTGGAAGAGTTCATACATTCTGCCATGCTGTACCTAATACTTACCATGTAATGGGTGTTACACAAGGTGCTGGACTATCACTCAAATGGTTTAGAGACAACTTCTGCATGGAGGAAATGATGACCTCTGAGCTGTCAGATATTGATGTATATAAGCTACTTGACGCAGAAGCGGAAACTATAAAACCATGCAGTGACGGTCTTGTTTATCTTCCATACTTAATGGGAGAAAGAACTCCTCACCTTGATCCGAATGCAAAGGGTGTATTTTTCGGTCTTACTGCGAAACACACAAAACCACATTTCATCCGTTCAATAATGGAGGGTGTTACTTTCAGTTTGAGGGACTGTCTTGAAATTATTAAAGGAATGGGCGTAGATGTTTCAGAGGTAAGAGCCTCAGGTGGTGGCGGAAAGAGTGGAATCTGGAGACAAATGCAGGCTGATGTATTCGGAACCAATATAAACCGTATCCGTTCTGATGAAGGTCCGGCTTTGGGTGTAGCAATACTTGCGGGAGTTGGTGCAGGTATATATGACAGTGTTCCGCAAGCTTGTGAAGAGGTTATAAAGGTTAAGGACACTCTTGCTCCTGTTGAAGACAGAATAAAGAAATATGACGATTTCTATAAGCTTTATACAAAGCTTTATAAATCATTAAAGGATGATTTTAACCAGCTCAGCACAATATTGAAATAA
- the cimA gene encoding citramalate synthase — MSNNKIIMYDSTLRDGAQALGISFTVEDKLKIVSKLDELGIDYIEAGNPGSNPKDLEFFEKVLKLKLRTSKIIAFGSTRRANIKVEDDANIQSLLSAGTEAIAVFGKAWDFQVTDILKTTLDENFDMIYDTVKFLKEQGKTVVYDAEHFFDGYDANPEYAIETLKRAYNAGADTICLCDTKGAGLPSYIARVTKKVREEVDCAIGIHCHNDNGMAVAGSISAVEAGAVQIQGTINGFGERCGNANLCTIIPNLQLRMGYQCIPSDNMAYLTPTARFVSEVANIIHDERAPFVGSCAFAHKAGMHTDAVNKNSFAYEMVNPEVVGNQRIILMSEVAGRSAVMNIINKVDSTITKDSPETKKIIERLKELEYEGYQYEGAESSFELVIRKMLGKYKSYFELKEFKVIVNEPTINSVNSSAMIKIVVGEQTEITAAEGEGPVNALDKALRKALERFYPQIAEMKLTDYKVRVLDSNFATASKVRVLIESTDGQEVWTTVGVSTDIIEASWRALVDSVEHKLMK; from the coding sequence ATGTCAAATAACAAAATAATTATGTATGATTCAACTTTGAGAGATGGGGCTCAGGCACTGGGAATATCATTTACAGTTGAGGATAAACTCAAAATTGTTTCAAAGCTTGATGAACTGGGAATTGATTACATCGAGGCGGGAAACCCCGGTTCCAATCCGAAAGACCTAGAGTTTTTTGAAAAAGTATTAAAATTAAAGTTGAGGACTTCTAAAATAATTGCCTTTGGTTCAACCAGAAGGGCAAATATAAAAGTAGAAGATGATGCGAACATACAGTCTCTTCTAAGTGCAGGTACCGAAGCAATAGCTGTGTTCGGAAAGGCTTGGGATTTCCAGGTTACGGATATATTAAAAACTACTCTGGATGAAAATTTTGATATGATATACGATACCGTCAAATTTTTAAAGGAACAAGGAAAAACTGTTGTTTACGATGCAGAACATTTTTTTGACGGTTACGATGCAAATCCCGAATATGCTATTGAGACATTAAAGAGGGCATATAATGCAGGAGCGGATACCATATGCCTCTGTGATACAAAGGGAGCAGGTTTGCCGTCCTATATAGCGAGAGTAACAAAGAAAGTCAGAGAAGAGGTGGATTGTGCAATCGGAATCCACTGTCATAATGATAATGGGATGGCTGTGGCGGGGTCTATTTCCGCAGTTGAGGCTGGAGCAGTACAAATACAGGGAACTATAAACGGATTTGGCGAAAGATGCGGAAATGCTAACCTTTGTACAATTATACCCAACCTTCAGCTTAGGATGGGATATCAGTGCATACCAAGTGATAATATGGCCTATCTGACTCCTACAGCAAGGTTTGTAAGTGAGGTTGCAAACATAATACATGACGAAAGAGCTCCTTTTGTTGGAAGCTGTGCATTTGCACACAAGGCAGGAATGCATACTGATGCGGTAAATAAGAATTCTTTTGCATATGAAATGGTAAATCCGGAGGTTGTTGGAAATCAAAGAATTATTCTTATGTCAGAAGTAGCAGGCAGAAGTGCTGTTATGAACATTATAAACAAGGTAGACAGTACTATAACCAAGGATTCCCCAGAAACCAAAAAGATAATTGAAAGGTTGAAGGAACTTGAGTATGAGGGCTACCAGTATGAAGGTGCGGAAAGCTCATTTGAGCTTGTTATCCGAAAGATGCTTGGCAAGTACAAATCATACTTTGAATTAAAGGAATTTAAAGTTATAGTAAATGAACCGACTATAAATAGTGTAAATTCATCTGCAATGATAAAAATTGTTGTAGGTGAGCAGACAGAAATCACGGCGGCGGAAGGAGAAGGGCCTGTAAATGCCCTTGATAAGGCCTTAAGAAAAGCTCTGGAGAGGTTTTATCCCCAAATAGCTGAAATGAAGCTTACCGATTACAAGGTTAGGGTTCTTGATTCAAATTTTGCAACCGCATCAAAGGTTAGGGTTTTGATAGAAAGCACAGACGGACAGGAAGTTTGGACAACGGTAGGGGTATCTACCGACATTATTGAGGCTAGTTGGCGTGCCTTAGTTGATTCTGTAGAGCATAAACTTATGAAATAG